The Gossypium hirsutum isolate 1008001.06 chromosome A03, Gossypium_hirsutum_v2.1, whole genome shotgun sequence genome contains the following window.
tcacacacaaccggcactgattcaactttcttttcaacttcttttgtattaattacatatgccaaataagcttcataaccctttctcaaatatctttgagccgacattgaagaaatcacactaaaaaatgcctctgatttatttgattcaacccgcagagtttcaccattttcacactttaattctataaccttttctttgcaatttactatagcatcatgcaatgtcaaccaatccatacccaaaataatatcaaattcatcaaacagaaacaacatcaagtcggccggaaagtaatgacctcgaatcattaaagggcatttcttgcatactttatcaactatcacacatttgcctagtggattcgacactctaatcattaATTTTGTATtctcaataggtatattcatactagacaccagtttcatgcatacatatgaatgagtagaactgggatcaatcaaagcattaacattaacatcataaagagaaaatataccagtaatcacatcgggtgatgaagcatcttcacgcgctttaatagcataagttctagccggagccctacCTTCAGATcgaactgctgcatctctggctacattcttactgcttgcttcattcccagcttttcttggataccttcccctcgaatCCGCACCACTTGCTTTTGTatactgaaatttttctttctcagctctctctgggcagtctctaataaaatgattcggagaaccacatcgaaaacattcatttgctctgcacgaaccataatgatttctaccacaccgctggcactcgggtttaacaaatctcgagttccctacactggctgccgaagtagtctgggacttaggacccacattttgcttcttagaattcccatatgattgcccagctgaaacttgggaacgaggattcatatttcttgactttccgggttgttgtgagggtgcattactcattggtcttttctttcaatttcgtgtctcagattctacttttttcttttccttaagtagttcttcagccttgcaagctcgattgacaagtaccaccatttcttttagttcaaggatcccaacaaataccttgatgtcttcgttgagcccgtcttcaaattgtcggcacatcttggcctctgtaggaacatattctctggcatacttactcaatcgaacaaactctctttcatattctgtgactgtcatattaccttgcttcggctcaagaaactctttacgtttctgatcaataaatctttcactaatatatttctttcgaaactcttctcGAAAGAATTCTCAGGTTACcatctctttcggtaccaccgaaatcaaagtcttccaccaattataagttgaatccctcaacaaagatatagcacatttcaaacattcttcaagtgtacaagataattcatcaaatacccggatagaattttcaagccagaactctgctttctcggcatcgTCATCAATCTTTGccctaaattcttcggccccttgtttacgaattctatcaaccggagttctgtgaaattttatcatatccacaccCTGAGGCACCGGAggtataggttgaggaattgggggaggtgggggaggttgtgcatttgggttcgtacgaacgaactcagtataccaagCATTcacatttggagaaaggcttcccgagccccttctcctcctctttgaccaacagtaggaggtggattttcagttggcactGCCCCTTCAGTcagagctggtgcattactctctacatcatcagtcgcagttggatcgggatccatttactataaaaaaaatcatttaataggtcaaaagtcgtcacactatcacaatttatacatatggcatgtatagcaaaatccgtacatacaacacgtagtccgagaaccgactaaacctactctgataccactaaatgtaacgcccccacgcccgagaccatcaccggagtcgagcttgaggtgttaccgaacataatttatcgaattaagaacttcgaatcatttatttctacattcacagctttctagctacctgcGTCAcatttacaagaaaaatcatatctcgagttaaaaaactcaaaatcaagatccgtaaattttccttaaatatagactcatatatctatttactaatttttttatagaatttttggttgggccaattaatacagtttattagttaaagttacccctgtttcaggacttgactggactgacctctgtttactacgaaccatatttcTCTCTGTGAAAAGTTTATATGACTATGACGTTTATTTattccgaaactagactcaataaggattccaagaatataaaatgcaccacctaattatttttttaaaatttatggtaaatttataaagttggaataggggatccagaaatcgctctggccctatttcactaaaattcaaatatcttataacatataattcctttacttgtttcatttgttttatatgaaactagacatactcggcttcaatttcatatttaatccatcaccaaattcaatttctatgatttttagtaaattttcaaactcatgtcagtgttgctgcaatattctgtttatggcaaatttcatcttttcatgagtttttatgATCTAGATAACGTATTAAACTTCCATgacatcaaacatgatctaactTAGAATTTTCCATGACTTATCATTATtaagcattttctcaaccaaatcatggccatatcacaaaattatttacacaaaataggtgtattgctatacatgccatacttaagttttacaagccgtTTACCAAAAAGAGTCtttcggatagtgtgatcgaaccttcgacctgtcCTGATTCCtaagccggcttgttcaaaactacagtgaatgaaaaggagggagtaagcataaattcttagtaagtcatatgcaaataacaagtaacataacaatacaattataccaaacaaccttagcatggtatcaccaaaacatatatcacatttctaaacatcattaatcatcttaccaccttatcattgttgtatctattttcaacccgaaggttaagtacatacctgtccaaagtgtccatttcacaatacttaccaatacgtcacctacatcttaagtgttcttccatttcactagaaattttacccgttgaacacatcggaatataactcggatacatggataatttgcacataagtgccacatttgtagccaagctaccatgtaacccgcccataagtgaactcggactcaactcaacaagcttgggcgttcgcatccatactaccatgtaacccgcccataagtgaactcggactcaactcaataagcttgggtgttcgcatccataagtgaactcggactcaactcaacgagttcggatgcctagttacatctcacgaactcgggctcaactcaacgagttcagacatttcacatccataagtgaactcggactcaactcaacgagttcggatgttcaaccatcctagtgacatgtcacttgtatcctaatctattcctaaggttcaaacgggattttcctcgaacacatatccttgccatcttccgtaaaataccgaaaccaatactcagtagcactttatatttaacaaataatacacttaatttgcattttatttgaaaataaccacaaagcatatatttcatgataaaaatcagcatatcatatatttaacatcaataacttaaaaataacaattatgctaccttatttacacatgaacttacctcggtacaaaatttttaacaatcgagcctattcctcgtaaactttgtttttccctcaatcacgacttgaatctcgtttctcttgatctataataccaaattaatcttatttaatacatacattcattaaAACAGTCCTTAATACGAagtttggcaaaattaccattttactcctaaacttttgcataattacacttttgcccctaggctcgggaattaaacttcatccattattatcatgttttatgacattctgatcattttccccttctatggcaacatcaaattctcactctaacatgtatttatgactactaaatatttttaccgattaagtctttttactcgtttttactcaaaaccgagtagcacaagttgtctaacaaaatttaaaacctcatattctatcataaaacaccaaaatacaccaatttcacctatgggtatttttccaaatatgaaccatatgttgaattattgttaacataagccaaattgagctaccgggatttcaaaaacataaaaatcattaaaaacggggcttggaatcacttactatgaagtttgaaagttgaagaaaccccagctatggaggagagcaaaaatcggcagaacaatatggagaagatgatcattttgggttatttttcctatttttatttcatttaatatccaaatgaccaaaatgcccttactactaaacttttcaaaaattccttccatgtcctaattttttccatgaacttaaaattggtcaaattaccatttaagacctcctaattaatatttcaaagcaatttcatactaaaaacttctagaatgcaagttttgcaacttattcgatttagtccctaactttaaattaaactcgttatgccaaaaatttcttcacgaaattttcacaccattatgcaatcatatcataaacctcaaaataattataaaataattatttctatctcgaatttgtggtcacgaaaccactattccgattaggccttaattcgggatattacacactgagtgtatactcagagTACGGTTTATTTCCGTGAGCAGGTTAGGTACAAAGTGACTAACgtctcagcatccaagccaactcctgaactcaaatacttggtgatGTATTGTATCCTTAggaatggcatgtacctaagttttctttgatgttattttgattaTAAAAGATGTTAGTGAGGAATGTTAATTGCGAACTCATAGATGTAAAGTGAATGATATAACATAGTTCATTTTGAACTAATTTGAATGGTTCTTAAGTATAAATTTGAAGTTTCTTGTTTAATGTTGATAATACACTTATGTTGAATTGTTATACTAGTATAATAAATGTGTATTAGATATGTTTAAATCATTTTTAGGACTGGTTGAAATGTTGTATTTAAATTGCTTGTTATTAAAGGTTTGCAGGGTTGGTAACTTGAGCTATAaagttcattttgagtccacacggcttgtcacacgggcgtgtgatcagaccatgtgagacacacggcttgcacacgggcatgttgatagaccgtgtgtcccctgcatccttaaatGTGAAGCCAGGATAGTACACGGggaaaagacacggccgtgtatcttggccgtgtgaaggacacgggtttTAAGCATGGTCGTGAgtcaaaattatatgaaaatggcctaaaaatggtgaaaaatcagattaccacacggcctagccacatgggcatgtgcccaggcccgTGTGCTCCTCTGATGCCTAAGAATTTGCAAGTCAGATTTGCCCACGAGATGGCTACATGGCCATGGGAAccccacgggctggccacacggccatgtcccaggccacacgggcatgtgcccctatcttcaaggaaaaatttccaaagttgccagtttagttccgaaccacttccaaagaaTGTATTGAGCCCCGTAGGTcaatattagggactttatagtgaaatttgaaaagaattgatctggaatgcaaatttatgactcgattttgtataaatgttagtgtataagtccggtaatgcctcataaccctattccggtgacagatacgggttaggggtgttacacgaaaagttatgaataattttatattcattacaaaatttatcaaagccaatattttcaaattctttttcatgGTCACTTcttacaattaaaattaaatatctcacttgattttgaatcattttgtaaatatatatatttatatttttttttctaaagccTTATCTTCTCAATCATAATCCTAGTTGGTCCAAAAAGATTAAAGTGAATTAATTGTAATATTTTCTCATTAAGGGGGTAAATGCTGGCCACGAGTTTTAAAGCTGTTCTATACCCAAAGTAATAATCAAACCCTCAACCATTGGTTAAGATAGGAGAGACATTTGCTATCTCACCTAACTTCAGTTGTTATTTGGAAACTATATATTAACATATGCATCACATTTAAGAGACATCTTAGATAAGCCAACAACAAGATCTTTCTTAAGAAGTTTAAAAATGACACACATGCTAGCATGTTGTAATCATCTATGTCACAACCAACAAACATTTTCATTACTAATCATGAAACAAACATTAAAGGAATTCAAATCATCAAAATGCACCATAAAAATATTTCCTAACTTATGACCTACAACCTACAAATGAATTTTGTTATTTAATACTAATAATCTCACACCCATTAGAttcaaatattgttttaaatactTTGTTACAAAGTTGACTAAGATAAAAATAGTTATGCTTAAAGACGGTTGGTACCTACGGTTGTTGTTTTTAAATAACACAACACTTAATAAAAGTGTTTGACTACAATGGTCATTACAGCTTGGTACTGTAAAAATTatgcaaacaaaaacaaaaagaacatcaaagtttttTTACGTAGTTCGATTTCGTTTTGTCTACGGAGCTTAACTCATTGAGAAATTCAATTATATTGAATCCACAATACAAATGAATCACACTCTATCACTCCTCAAATATAGAGATCTTACATTTGTGCCTAAAGACTAAAACACTCACTTATAAATTCTCCCCTGAGAATTCATTAGTTTATCCtcctcttaatttttttaataatgttaccAGGAAAAATTAATCGATAGGCCAAAAATGAACAAATCGAAAAATAAACAGATCAATTTTGAgcaaataaaaagtaaaagaattaaatctacacaaataaaaaagtacaaggacaattctcaaaatttaacctatatataactattaataaggaaaaatatatattaatgtattatAGAAAAAAAACATATGTTTTATGGTTAAACTATTTAAGAGTTatgcatttaaaaatttaaaaataggtaacaaaaattaaattatagcaTAACAAGAAGAGATGAAGTGGAGATGGACATATTCAACATCCATGAAAGCTATATATTCGTAGTGGAGCAAGGCGAGTGGTGGAGCAAAACGTATTAACCATGAATCATTAGTAGATATAACAACATTAGCCCCTTTCTCGCTCCATTGTCGCCCTTAATTGAAATAGttcaaaaaaaggtaaaaaaaacttCTCTAGTCCCTCTGAATATCAAAGCTGAGCAAGGTAGTctcttcaaaaaattttgagcaatttaatctTTATCAATATATTTCAACTATGCATAATTTTGATcactataataacaaatttaaccctcgatatttacatatattttttattttatcttgatTCTATAAAACTTACAAATTTATCCTCAACATGAAAAATATTAATGCAATAATTAATTATCCTTAcctcaaaattaataaatattaaattactacgatattttttttaaagaccaATTTGCTAATATCAAAATTGAAAGATTAGAgagatttttttactttaaaaaaaacatcaaatatgAATGAAACTTGAACAAGCTCTTGAAATACTCATAATGATTAGAACCATTAACTTTgcttaaaagaaattttcaacAAGACAGTCAAAAAATCACAGAAATTACAGACATGATTTAATGTTCGAGGTGGAAGACGTATTCAGTTAGTCGCTGCAATTTGCCCGGGTCTAACTTCTGCTCCTTCACGATAGCCTGCTTCATCACGGTTATCATTCGAGAAGTAGGATCGACTGTCCAACCTTGTCCGAGTACATCTGCAAGTAACAACCAAGAAACAGCTAAAAACGAACCTCGAAATAGTCTATTCAAGGCTTGGAAAACCTTGTAATCCTTAAGTAACAAGCATCCCTAAACCCTAATGGAAGCTAAAACAACCCTGAAAAGAGTCAGAGGCTCGGAGAAACATTGCAGAATCTACAATCTGCTTTTGCAGATAAAACCAATAACCCACTTACACACATAAGCCATAACATTGTAATTAGTAACCCGTAAAACGTATAAGTTTATTGCTTTTCAATGGGAATTTAGTTTTTTGTACCCATTCTTGTTTCATAAAATCCAAGAACTAAAGACAATGTATTAGTAGTAATAGAGTCTCGAGTTTCATACATTATGCATGTACGGGGAGCACTTGAAAGGCAGAAGTTTTGAAGCCTAGAGACGTTGACTTctcttttaaagaaaaaaaacaaaaccgaGCTTGTACCTAAGGTAGTCTAGAGATGTCGACTTCGTAATATAATatcttctctatttttctttcattttttggaTAATTTGGATGTAGTATGGATGCTCGAATTTGAGCCAAGCTATCAATAGGCTACAACAGGGAATTCTTAGCACTAAACTACATCATAAGTCATCCTTCAGATATCACATGTTTATAGTACACCACAAAGATATACGGCGAATAAAAGAAGCTTATGCAATACATCTAAAAgtagtaaaataataagaaacTTCACAGCATAAACATAAATGTGCATGCTTACAATTCGAGGCATCTTCCTCACTCATTCCAAGAAATTGAGCTGCATCTTCGATGCTTATTGTCGAATAAGCAGATTGCAGCAGTTCAAACATCCTCTTAGTGTAAAGCTCTAAAAACAGAACcgaaaataatcaaatcaactGCTACATTACCTAAATCTTTAATGCACAACAATACATTCTATAATATAAAGTTAAAGATTTTACATGATTTTGCTCCTATTTCATGCCataaagtccaaattaacatATATAGGTTCGTCTTTTCAAACAAACGTATTTATTTCAGCATCTATCTAATTAATCAAATTAGTATGAAGACTATGATAGAGAAAGCTTTGCCTGAGAAAGCAGCAACAAGAACTTGTGTTTGTTGAGTCCAATCAAAACCACGAATAGCCTCGTAGACACCAGCATAGTCCCTTGTCCACAGCTTTTGACCTATTTTCCAGGCCGCAACCACCTCCGGTTGGCTCTCTTtgattgcaggaggtattgatttCCAGAGAAACCTTGCACTAttactgtaaaaaaaaaaaacaaatcccaTCCAAGTATCAAATCCTACACCGAGTTCATACAATCTTGAAAACCATAATAACCCAAACCCAAAACCATCCAAATTCGAAACTGACTTAACCTAAGAAGAAACAAACTCAAGACCAGAATAACACAAAAGTTGTAAAACTCGAAATGATTCGACCCATTTAAATAAAAGCAACAAAGAACCTTTACACTATTACCGGAAAACCATACCCATCCAAGTATCAAATCCTATTTGAAAACCAACCGACTCGAACCCAAAATAACACGAATCCGAAATGGATTTAAtctaaacaaacaaacaaacaaacaaaaaaaaacccaaaatcaaaacaACCCGAAAATTATAAAACTCGAATTGACGCAACCCATAGctccaaattaacattttttgAAGAAACTAAAGTCATATAAAGATGTAAAccccaaaattctaaaattcattaattaaacaaacaaaagaaagataaaagggTTTTTACATATCATCGATGTAGATGTGACCCAGAAGATGAATTGCGAAAGGCCATTCGTCTCGAAAAGGAACGCCCTCGGCTGCTACCTGTTTCaatcatcattttttttaaacaacGCTTTTAGTTTATAAATTCGATCTAAGATTTTGAAAcccaaaaacagaaaaattacCTGAAGCATGAGATTATCGCATATATCAGCGATCTTATTGAAGGATTTAGAGGCCAACGCTTCATTGAGAACACTAAAATCCATCTCTCTTTTCTTCGCTGCTATTActgaagttttttttattttttgaatcctTTCCTCGTGTATATATATGGATTGGATGGGCCGAAAGATCTACTAATACGCATTTGGAGTTGAAAGGCCCAATTCTTTATCCAATTAtcgaaatttaaaagaaaatgagaaCATAATCCGTTTGTAATAtattatgttgttttatttttatatattatataatttataataaaaaaattaaatatataataatatatataatactattatttaaatattagaaaatatgttaattgctttatctaaaattttaataagtgaatCGATTCACTCTTAACTCGATTGCAATTGGCATTGTttaaatatacaaataaaattatggttttttccctatattgcattttatttaagaaattaattttttattttatctttctaCTATTATTAATGGTATtctttaattgagttgattttttttctaatatacattgttttttagaaaaaagaagctcgaaagtaaaaaaaaaaaaagatgtgatttaaaaaaatgaaattataattatcaaaataattattttagattaatttatcattttaaaaaatcaattcagtctcatttttttatataaaaaaattagtaatactAGGAAGaccaaattataattattatatcaaagtatagggattaaatctTCAAGTTTAGTATAATATAGGGATGAAAACCAGAATTTTACCAAATTATATCAAAGGCCGGTCATGCCATGTCATCAAACGGTCGTTATCaacataaaaaggaaaaaagggcGGGAAATCTATTAAACAAATAGAAATTTGAAGGACTCTAGCTTTCCTAACCGTTCATATTTTTGGCCTGTCGAATTCCCGTGACTCCACCTTGGGTTGGCGAAATCCGACCGACATCCCGATGGATACCACCGCTGTCTCCGCCATAGTAACAAATGACTCATATACCctttttgaagatttaaaaatctCCCACTCCCATTATAAGTATAAGGCTCACCTCTATTCCTTTGAATAACTACATCAATGAGTAAATGATGGAAAAAACAATAATGCATAGTGTGGATTCAATTATTTGTGTTCATACAACTTactcttttttaattattatttaagtataataggTTCAAATAAtatctgaatttaaattttttaattattatctaTGATGTatttaaagtaaatataaatattaatttttaaatattgattatCTAAAtgtgcttcttcttcttttatgcGAATACAAATTCAAGTTCAGATATTCGAATTTTTATCTGCTtgactttttaatatttttattttttttaaacttattaaatGCATATAAcaaaatgtatgatttaaattTCGCTAAATTTCGCAAACATTCAATCCACCACCTGAAGTGACTTAATTTTGGATTGAGTCAATTAGCCATTCCTTATCATGCATAATATCCCTTTTTATTCTAGTTTTTTCTTTCCCACTAAGGGAAACTAATCAAGCTACATAAAAATTGAGTCTACAACTAAAgctattaaactattaataaatttacattttaattgctcgattttaaaaaaaatataaaaaaatcactaaactatttgaaaattttcatttaagccattaaactattaaaatcactaaaatatgaCATTCTTTATTCGTACCACCTACACCAATTAAAAACACTCCTCTTTTATAGTTCAGCTTTTCTTTCATTAAACAATTTTAAACATCACAAATCTataaatcaaaatccaaacagtTTTTTTCTTTGATCGCCGACACTAACCGTCAGATCAATTtggatctaaagtatgttttggtaCTTGTTTATAGATATTGACATAGTACCAGTCATCAAATCATCTCTTGAAACTCACTAAATAActctaaaaaaaacttaacaatctaatgacttaaattaacttttaaatagttcaaaaaacattttatattttttttaaagttgagttaCTAAATCGTAAACTTTTAGCAAACTTAGGTCTAGCTTACCATTAAAATTATGTTCGTATGCAAAAAAACTACATTTGCATACAAAATTCTTTGGAAAATTACAACCTTTTCTGCATTTTTTTTGAGCTCTATATTACAAATCTATTGGCAACCTATACAAAAATACCCACCCCAAATTCATCCCTTACCATCGTAAGTTCGATAAAAGAAACGAGCAACCATCAAACCTCAGTTTTCGGCATGCAAAATATGTCGACCCcattcatcggaatcttgcaaaAAGGAGCATAACTTTTATAGTTTCTAGTTATTAAACAATTCATTGCTAGGGATGGACAAGGTGTGGGTGTGGTGAGTTACTACTAGTACTTGCCTGTTGCCCGAAACTCGAAGTAGGACGAAGCAGTTCCGCCTGTGGGAACGAGCCATTGGATGGCACATCCAATAGCAAATCTTGGTCTGAACATTCATCGACAAAATGGAGCGAATCCAGCACGGGAGAGCTACCATCAGGAGGCAAAGCAAACA
Protein-coding sequences here:
- the LOC107940975 gene encoding COP9 signalosome complex subunit 8, with the protein product MDFSVLNEALASKSFNKIADICDNLMLQVAAEGVPFRDEWPFAIHLLGHIYIDDINSARFLWKSIPPAIKESQPEVVAAWKIGQKLWTRDYAGVYEAIRGFDWTQQTQVLVAAFSELYTKRMFELLQSAYSTISIEDAAQFLGMSEEDASNYVLGQGWTVDPTSRMITVMKQAIVKEQKLDPGKLQRLTEYVFHLEH